DNA from Candidatus Deferrimicrobium sp.:
ACCGCAGCGTGATGACCGAAGAGCCGCCGGAGCTGGTGGACGACATCTGCTGCAGGCCGGGCATCTGCCCGAACTGTCGTTCCAGCGGAGCCGTGACGGACGACGCCATGACATCCGGGCTGGCGCCGGGATAGAACGTGAGCACCTGGATGGTCGGATAATCCACCTGCGGCAGGGCGGATACCGGCAGCTGCTTGTACGCCACGGCGCCGGCCAGAAGGATCGCGGCCATGAGCAGGGTGGTCGCCACCGGCCGGAGGATAAACTGGCGGGACAGGTTCATTTATGCGTCCCGTTGCTTGCGGGTGCCTGCAGCTCTACCTTCGCGCCGTCCCGCAGGCGGTCGGCGCCGTCCACCACGATCAGTTCTCCGGGCGCGACCCCTTCGCGGATCGCCTGGTCGTCTCCCTGGGACGGCCCCAGGGAGAGCGGGCGCATTTCCGCCGTCTTGTCCGGTTTCACAACATAGACGAAGATGCCCCGGGTGCTCCGCTGGATGGCCGCCGTCGGCACCACGACCGTCCCGCGTACGACGTCCATCAGCAGGCGGGCATTGACGAACTGGTTGGGGAACAACTCGTTGCCGCTGTTCTGGAAAATCGCCTTGAGTTTGACCGTCCCGGTGGTCGGGTCGATCTGGTTGTCGACCGTAAACAGTTCCCCGGTGGCGATTTTCCGCTTCCCTTCGCGGTCCCATGCCTCCACGGGGATCTTCTTTCCCTCCTTCATCCGTGCAAGAAGCCCCGGGAGGCTGTCCTCGGGAATGGAGAAGACGACCGTGACCGGCTGCAGCTGGGTGATCACGACCAGCCCGTTCGGGTCGGTCGCGTGGATCATGTTCCCCGCGTCCACGAGCCGCAGTCCCACCCGGCCGCCGATCGGCGCGGTGATGCGGGAGTAGGCGAGCTGCAGCCTGGCGCTTTCGACCTGCCCCTGATCCGCCTTGACGGTGCCTTCATATTGCCGGACCAGCGCTTCCTGCGTGTCCATCTGCTGGCTTGCGATCGAATCCTGCTGCAGCAGGATGCGGTAGCGCGCAAGGTCGAGCTCGGCGTTTTTCAGGAGCGCCTGGTCGCGCGCTAGCTGCCCTTCGACCTGGGCAAGCTGTGTCTCGAACGGCCGCGGGTCGATCCGTGCGAGCAACTGGCCGTTCCGGACGATCTGCCCTTCCCGGAACAGGACCTCCATCAGCTGCCCGTCCACGCGACTCCTGACGGTGACCGTGTTTTTCGACGCGACGCTTCCGAGTCCGGTAATATAGACCCCGATGTCGCCCTTTTTCGCAGGGACGGCCGCGACCGGCATGCTGCGCGCCGCGGCGCCCCCTCCTTTTTTGCCCGTACCGGGTTGCGCCTTACCCGATCTGGCCAGAAGGGCATACCCCCCGAACGCAAGGAGGCAGAGGACAAGAGCAGCCGCAACCCATCGCCATTTCGGGGTTTGCCCGGGGATCCTCCGACCCGCAGGTTCCCCCGGAACGCCCCGTCCCGTCTCCGCTGGAATATTGTCGAATCGGGGATCATTTTCGGGTCCCCCGGATTTGGACATATCTCCCCCGTCCGATGTTTTTATAATTCGGCGAATTCCGTTCTCGAAAGGTTTCATGAAATATCGTTTTTCAGGTGAGCCCCTCGGTTCGTCCATGATCCTTTGTGGTTTTGGGTAGTCGGCCGGATTGGGCAGGGTCCGCGCGCTGATTTCTTTGTCCGACTCGCGAAACTCCGAAAGAATCTGAGGGCATCTTACGTTTGGAAAAACGTGCGTTCGGGGACGAATCGGCCGAGGAATAGGAGACTGGCGATGGTTACGTCGATCAGCTGCAAGGAACTGGGGATGGATTGTAATTTCATCATCGAGGGGGAAACCGGGGAAATCGTCATCGAGTCCCTTATGCGCCACGTGCAATCGGAACATACCGATGACTGGTTCGAGATGGAGGAGATCTATCAGGCCGCCTGCT
Protein-coding regions in this window:
- a CDS encoding DUF1059 domain-containing protein gives rise to the protein MVTSISCKELGMDCNFIIEGETGEIVIESLMRHVQSEHTDDWFEMEEIYQAACSVAKAKAA
- a CDS encoding MdtA/MuxA family multidrug efflux RND transporter periplasmic adaptor subunit, which gives rise to MPAETGRGVPGEPAGRRIPGQTPKWRWVAAALVLCLLAFGGYALLARSGKAQPGTGKKGGGAAARSMPVAAVPAKKGDIGVYITGLGSVASKNTVTVRSRVDGQLMEVLFREGQIVRNGQLLARIDPRPFETQLAQVEGQLARDQALLKNAELDLARYRILLQQDSIASQQMDTQEALVRQYEGTVKADQGQVESARLQLAYSRITAPIGGRVGLRLVDAGNMIHATDPNGLVVITQLQPVTVVFSIPEDSLPGLLARMKEGKKIPVEAWDREGKRKIATGELFTVDNQIDPTTGTVKLKAIFQNSGNELFPNQFVNARLLMDVVRGTVVVPTAAIQRSTRGIFVYVVKPDKTAEMRPLSLGPSQGDDQAIREGVAPGELIVVDGADRLRDGAKVELQAPASNGTHK